A single genomic interval of Methylobacterium bullatum harbors:
- the xthA_2 gene encoding Exodeoxyribonuclease III: MRIATWNVNSIKQRVGHLVGFLHEAKPDVVCLQELKCQDEGFPRAEIEAAGYAVETLGQKAYNGVALLVRAPLTMSQVRRGLPGDETDEQSRYIEALISGEDVAPVRVASIYLPNGNPTPGPKYTYKLGFMERLRTHARALLADEEALVLAGDYNVIPEPEDAADAAAWVNDALFLPETRSAFRALLAEGFTEALRACDPRAGLYTFWDYQAGCWQRNQGIRIDHLLLSPQAADRLVSASVQKHLRGLEKPSDHVPVTIELRPR, encoded by the coding sequence ATGCGGATCGCCACCTGGAACGTCAATTCGATCAAGCAGCGGGTCGGCCATCTCGTCGGCTTCCTCCACGAGGCCAAGCCCGACGTGGTCTGCCTGCAGGAGTTGAAATGCCAGGACGAGGGCTTTCCCCGCGCCGAGATCGAGGCTGCGGGCTATGCCGTCGAGACCCTGGGGCAGAAGGCCTATAACGGCGTGGCGCTGCTGGTGCGGGCGCCGCTCACCATGAGCCAGGTCCGCCGCGGCCTGCCCGGCGACGAGACCGACGAGCAATCCCGCTACATCGAGGCGCTGATCTCGGGGGAGGACGTGGCACCCGTGCGGGTGGCCTCGATCTACCTGCCCAACGGCAATCCGACGCCGGGGCCGAAATACACCTACAAGCTCGGCTTCATGGAGCGGTTGCGGACGCATGCGCGCGCGCTCCTCGCCGACGAGGAGGCCCTGGTGCTGGCGGGCGACTACAACGTGATCCCCGAGCCCGAGGACGCGGCGGACGCCGCCGCCTGGGTGAACGACGCGCTGTTCCTGCCCGAGACTCGTTCCGCCTTCCGCGCGCTCCTCGCCGAAGGATTCACCGAGGCCCTGCGCGCCTGCGACCCGAGGGCTGGCCTCTACACGTTCTGGGATTACCAGGCCGGCTGCTGGCAGCGGAACCAGGGTATCCGCATCGACCACCTGCTCCTCTCGCCCCAGGCCGCCGACCGTCTGGTCTCGGCTTCCGTGCAGAAGCATCTGCGTGGCCTGGAAAAGCCCTCCGACCACGTGCCCGTGACGATCGAGCTTCGACCGCGCTGA
- the rebM_2 gene encoding Demethylrebeccamycin-D-glucose O-methyltransferase, translating into MSEAARLMDRMYRHQRHIYDASRKFYLLGRDGMIADLRPPAGGSVLEIGCGTGRNLVRIARTYPDARCFGLDVSAEMLDTAARATARAGFAHRIRLARGDATAFDPAALFGEAEFDRIVISYALSMIPPWRAVLAESAGHIAPGGALHVVDFGDQGGLPRPARWLLNRWLAGFDVTPRQGLADALGEVAQPLRRRARIAQRFRGYAVHGVIERDRGPI; encoded by the coding sequence GTGAGCGAGGCGGCGCGGCTGATGGACCGGATGTACCGGCACCAGCGGCACATCTACGATGCGAGCCGGAAATTCTACCTTCTCGGCCGCGATGGCATGATCGCCGATCTCAGGCCTCCCGCCGGGGGCAGCGTGCTGGAGATCGGCTGCGGAACCGGGCGCAACCTCGTGCGCATCGCGCGGACCTACCCGGATGCCCGCTGCTTCGGCCTCGACGTCTCGGCCGAGATGCTCGATACGGCGGCGCGCGCCACGGCCCGAGCGGGGTTCGCCCACCGCATCCGCCTCGCCCGTGGCGATGCCACGGCCTTCGACCCCGCCGCCCTGTTCGGGGAGGCCGAGTTCGACAGGATCGTGATCTCCTACGCTCTCTCCATGATCCCGCCCTGGCGCGCCGTCCTCGCCGAGTCCGCCGGTCACATCGCGCCGGGCGGCGCCCTGCACGTGGTCGATTTCGGCGATCAGGGTGGGCTGCCCCGGCCGGCGCGATGGCTGCTCAACCGGTGGCTCGCGGGTTTCGACGTCACTCCGCGGCAGGGGCTCGCCGACGCCCTCGGCGAGGTCGCGCAGCCGTTGCGGCGGCGTGCCCGGATCGCGCAGCGGTTTCGCGGTTACGCTGTGCATGGGGTGATCGAACGGGATCGCGGCCCTATCTAA
- the yibF_2 gene encoding putative GST-like protein YibF: MSHSASLSSRHNRFFLRMILYGTSYSPFVRKILVTLAEKDVAFEHKPVFFHAPDESFQACSPLGKIPAIEDDGFRLADSSAISAYIEAKHPDPALWPQAPKERARAVWFDKFGDTELFPVLIKPFVERVVKPVLMGKPGDEAVAVKAATDEFPKLYDYLESQIDGPYLVGGAFSIADIAVATTFHNLRLAKEPVDASRWPKLAAYIDATLSRPSFVTAIAAPTN, encoded by the coding sequence ATGAGCCACTCGGCCAGCCTCTCCTCCCGCCACAACAGGTTTTTTCTCCGCATGATTCTCTATGGCACGAGCTATTCGCCCTTCGTCCGCAAGATTCTCGTCACGCTGGCCGAGAAGGACGTCGCCTTCGAGCACAAGCCCGTCTTCTTCCACGCGCCGGACGAGTCGTTCCAGGCCTGCAGCCCGCTCGGCAAGATCCCGGCGATCGAGGATGACGGCTTTCGGTTGGCGGATTCCTCGGCGATCTCCGCTTATATCGAGGCCAAGCACCCGGATCCGGCCCTGTGGCCGCAGGCGCCGAAGGAGCGGGCACGCGCCGTCTGGTTCGACAAGTTCGGCGATACCGAGCTGTTCCCGGTGCTGATCAAGCCCTTCGTCGAGCGCGTGGTGAAGCCAGTCCTGATGGGCAAGCCCGGCGACGAGGCCGTGGCGGTGAAGGCGGCGACGGACGAGTTCCCGAAGCTCTACGATTACCTCGAAAGCCAGATCGACGGCCCCTACCTCGTGGGCGGCGCCTTCAGCATCGCCGACATCGCGGTCGCCACGACCTTCCACAACCTCCGGCTCGCCAAGGAGCCCGTCGATGCGAGTCGCTGGCCGAAGCTCGCGGCCTATATCGACGCGACGCTCTCGCGTCCGTCTTTCGTCACGGCGATCGCGGCGCCGACGAACTGA
- the esiB_2 gene encoding Secretory immunoglobulin A-binding protein EsiB, translated as MRMSRTDLRRPARPAGADPGRAARRVRRMGAALFLLLAGATSALALDPAARTPVPATGGYRTAREALRSGVRDYNAGDKEGAARALEYAAGQGHALALWKLGRMYAEGDGVPHDDLKAFEFFSRIADDNTDDGPDTQNSGVVASAFTALGTYFLDGIKGTYVRPNPERAYDMFNYAASYFGDPNAQYNLARLYLEGTGVDADPRQAARWFNLAAEKGHAPAQALLGNLLMNGQGVPAQRARGLMWLSLARESAQGRKDDWIVTLSDKAWATASEEEKAQAQAQALQAQSQVTGSSRRRR; from the coding sequence ATGCGGATGTCTAGGACTGACCTTCGCCGGCCCGCGCGGCCGGCAGGGGCCGATCCCGGTCGCGCCGCACGCCGGGTGAGGCGGATGGGAGCGGCCCTCTTCCTGCTCCTCGCCGGCGCCACCTCGGCGCTGGCGCTGGATCCCGCCGCGCGCACGCCCGTGCCCGCGACGGGGGGCTACCGCACGGCGCGCGAAGCCCTGCGCTCGGGCGTCCGTGACTACAATGCCGGCGACAAGGAAGGTGCCGCCCGCGCCCTCGAATACGCCGCAGGCCAGGGCCACGCCCTTGCTCTGTGGAAACTCGGCCGGATGTATGCCGAGGGCGACGGCGTGCCCCATGACGACCTGAAGGCCTTCGAGTTCTTCTCGCGCATCGCCGACGACAACACCGACGATGGGCCGGACACGCAGAATTCAGGCGTGGTCGCCAGCGCCTTCACGGCGCTCGGCACATATTTCCTCGACGGGATCAAGGGCACCTACGTGCGCCCGAATCCCGAGCGGGCCTACGACATGTTCAATTACGCAGCGTCGTATTTCGGTGACCCGAACGCCCAATACAATCTCGCGCGCCTCTACCTCGAAGGGACCGGCGTGGATGCCGACCCGCGTCAGGCCGCGCGCTGGTTCAACCTCGCGGCCGAGAAGGGCCATGCTCCGGCCCAGGCCCTTCTGGGCAACCTGCTGATGAACGGGCAGGGCGTTCCGGCCCAGCGCGCCCGTGGCTTGATGTGGCTGTCGCTGGCGCGGGAATCGGCCCAGGGGCGCAAGGACGACTGGATCGTCACCCTGTCCGACAAAGCATGGGCCACCGCCTCGGAAGAAGAGAAGGCCCAGGCTCAAGCCCAGGCCCTCCAGGCTCAGTCGCAGGTCACTGGGTCGTCCCGGCGCCGTCGCTAG
- the ilvD gene encoding Dihydroxy-acid dehydratase — MDVRTTDKSKLPSRHVTEGPERAPHRSYLYAMGLTKEQIHQPLVGVASCWNEAAPCNISLMRQAQAVKKGVAAANGTPREFCTITVTDGIAMGHAGMRASLPSREVIADSVELTMRGHAYDALVGLAGCDKSLPGMMMAMVRLNVPSIFIYGGSILPGSFRGKPVTVQDLFEAVGKHAVGDMSLEDLDELEQVACPSAGACGAQFTANTMATVSEAIGLALPYSAGAPAPYEIRDRFCMTAGEKVMELIAKNIRPRDIVTRKSLENAAAAVAASGGSTNAALHLPAIAHECGIKFDLFDVAEIFKRTPYIADLKPGGRYVAKDMFEVGGIPLLIKTLLDHGFIHGDCMTVTGRTIAENMEHVAWNPDQDVVRPANAPITVTGGVVGLRGNLAPQGAIVKVAGMSEDKQVFTGPARVFDGEEACFEAVQKRTYKEGEVLVIRYEGPKGGPGMREMLSTTAALYGQGMGDKVALITDGRFSGATRGFCVGHVGPEAAIGGPIGLIRDGDMITLDAIKGTLDVAVTDEEFAKRRAEWTPRTNTATSGYLWKYMQTVGPAVDGAVTHPGGAEEIQTYADV; from the coding sequence ATGGACGTGCGTACCACAGACAAGTCGAAACTTCCGAGCCGCCACGTCACGGAGGGCCCCGAGCGGGCGCCGCACCGTTCGTATCTCTACGCCATGGGTCTCACCAAGGAACAGATTCACCAGCCGCTGGTGGGCGTCGCTTCCTGCTGGAACGAGGCCGCGCCCTGCAACATCTCGCTCATGCGCCAGGCGCAGGCGGTGAAGAAGGGTGTCGCCGCCGCCAACGGAACGCCGCGCGAATTCTGCACCATCACCGTCACCGACGGCATCGCCATGGGCCATGCCGGCATGCGCGCCTCGCTGCCATCCCGCGAGGTCATCGCCGACTCGGTCGAGCTGACCATGCGCGGCCATGCCTACGACGCCCTCGTGGGGCTGGCCGGCTGCGACAAGTCCCTGCCGGGCATGATGATGGCCATGGTGCGCCTCAACGTGCCGTCGATCTTCATCTATGGCGGCTCGATCCTGCCCGGCTCGTTCCGGGGCAAGCCCGTGACGGTGCAGGACCTGTTCGAGGCGGTGGGCAAGCACGCCGTGGGCGACATGTCCCTCGAGGATCTCGACGAGCTGGAACAGGTCGCCTGTCCCTCGGCCGGCGCCTGCGGCGCGCAGTTCACCGCCAACACCATGGCCACCGTCTCCGAGGCCATCGGCCTCGCGCTGCCCTATTCGGCGGGCGCCCCGGCCCCTTACGAGATCCGCGACAGATTCTGCATGACCGCGGGCGAAAAGGTGATGGAGCTCATCGCCAAGAACATCCGCCCGCGCGACATCGTCACCCGCAAGAGCCTGGAGAACGCCGCCGCCGCCGTGGCGGCCTCCGGCGGCTCTACCAACGCGGCCCTGCACCTGCCGGCCATCGCGCATGAATGCGGCATCAAGTTCGACCTGTTCGACGTGGCCGAGATCTTCAAGCGCACGCCCTACATCGCCGACCTGAAGCCCGGCGGACGCTACGTCGCCAAGGACATGTTCGAGGTCGGCGGCATACCGCTGCTGATCAAGACACTCCTCGACCATGGCTTCATCCACGGCGACTGCATGACCGTGACCGGCCGCACCATCGCCGAGAACATGGAGCATGTCGCCTGGAACCCGGACCAGGACGTGGTCCGGCCCGCCAACGCGCCCATCACCGTCACTGGCGGCGTCGTCGGCCTGCGCGGCAACCTCGCGCCCCAGGGCGCCATCGTGAAGGTCGCCGGCATGTCGGAAGACAAGCAGGTCTTCACCGGCCCGGCCCGCGTGTTCGACGGCGAGGAGGCCTGTTTCGAGGCGGTCCAGAAGCGCACCTACAAGGAGGGCGAGGTTCTCGTCATCCGCTACGAAGGCCCGAAGGGCGGCCCCGGCATGCGCGAGATGCTCTCGACCACCGCCGCGCTCTACGGCCAGGGCATGGGCGACAAGGTCGCCCTCATCACCGACGGGCGCTTCTCCGGCGCGACGCGCGGCTTCTGCGTCGGTCATGTGGGTCCCGAGGCTGCCATCGGCGGGCCGATCGGCCTGATCCGCGATGGCGACATGATCACCCTCGACGCGATCAAGGGCACGCTCGACGTGGCCGTGACCGACGAGGAATTCGCCAAGCGGCGGGCGGAATGGACGCCGCGGACCAACACCGCGACCTCCGGCTATCTCTGGAAATACATGCAGACCGTCGGTCCCGCGGTGGACGGCGCCGTCACCCATCCCGGGGGCGCCGAGGAGATTCAAACCTATGCGGATGTCTAG
- the eutC gene encoding Ethanolamine ammonia-lyase light chain, with translation MSADDRTKSDDAMDPWARLSRLTPARIGLGRAGTGMPTIEVLRFGLAHAQARDAVHTPMDAAEVASGIEALGYPTLILASAAPDRATYLRRPDLGRTLGEESAKILAGKPSEPVDLAIVVADGLSARAVHEGAAGFLAAFKPHIDKAGWTLAPIVVATQGRVALGDGIGAALKARAVAVLIGERPGLSSPDSLGIYLTLDPRVGRSDAERNCISNVRPAGLSHDLAAFKLDWLLREAFVRGITGVNLKDGSGPDLEPPPRQQALEDGIDTASRT, from the coding sequence ATGAGCGCTGACGACCGGACCAAGAGCGACGACGCTATGGACCCCTGGGCCAGATTGAGCCGCCTGACGCCGGCGCGGATCGGCCTCGGGCGCGCCGGCACCGGCATGCCCACCATCGAGGTGCTGCGCTTCGGGCTCGCCCATGCCCAGGCGCGGGATGCCGTCCACACGCCGATGGATGCCGCAGAGGTCGCCTCGGGGATCGAGGCGCTGGGCTATCCCACCCTCATCCTCGCCTCGGCGGCACCGGATCGCGCCACCTATCTGCGCCGCCCCGACCTCGGCCGCACTCTGGGCGAGGAGAGCGCGAAGATCTTGGCCGGAAAGCCGTCCGAGCCGGTGGACCTCGCCATCGTAGTAGCGGACGGCCTCTCTGCTCGGGCGGTACACGAGGGGGCGGCCGGCTTCCTGGCCGCCTTCAAGCCGCATATCGACAAGGCCGGATGGACGCTGGCTCCCATCGTGGTGGCGACGCAGGGGCGCGTCGCCCTCGGCGACGGGATCGGTGCGGCGCTGAAGGCCCGCGCCGTCGCCGTGCTCATCGGCGAGCGGCCCGGCCTGTCCTCGCCCGACAGCCTCGGCATCTACCTGACCCTCGACCCGCGCGTCGGGCGTTCGGATGCCGAACGCAACTGCATCTCGAACGTCCGCCCGGCCGGGCTCTCGCACGACCTCGCCGCGTTCAAGCTCGACTGGCTCCTGCGCGAGGCTTTCGTGCGTGGAATCACCGGCGTGAACCTTAAGGACGGCAGCGGGCCTGACCTGGAGCCGCCGCCGCGTCAGCAGGCGCTGGAAGACGGAATCGACACCGCGTCCCGGACCTGA
- the eutB gene encoding Ethanolamine ammonia-lyase heavy chain, translated as MTYRHIVGPKTHVFADLAALMAKATPLRSGDRLAGIAAESAEEGMAARWCLSEVPLAEILAKPLIPYEEDDVTRLILDTHDAVAFKEIAHLTVGDFREFLIKASSETLTRISPGITPEIAAAVSKIMRHQDLILVARKCRVVTKFRNTIGLPGRLSVRLQPNHPTDDAAGITAAIVDGLSYGCGDAVIGLNPASDSVSTLSGLLHLFDDLIQRLAIPTQGCILTHVTTTLEAMNRGLPVDLVFQSIAGTQKANASFGVTLPILKEAHEAALALKRGTVGDNCMYFETGQGSALSANAHHGIDQQTLEARAYAVARPFRPLLVNTVVGFIGPEYLYDGREIIRAGLEDHFCGKLMGLPLGCDVCYTNHAEADQNDMDTLLTLLGAAGCTFVMGIPGADDVMLNYQSTSFHDSLYVREVLGLKRAPEFEAWLEQIGLTDADGALLPEGPSARLIAAAPGLSAQKGIAA; from the coding sequence ATGACCTATCGTCACATCGTCGGTCCCAAGACCCATGTCTTCGCAGACCTCGCCGCCCTGATGGCGAAGGCGACGCCCCTGCGCTCGGGCGACCGGCTCGCCGGCATCGCGGCGGAATCGGCGGAGGAGGGGATGGCGGCGCGCTGGTGCCTGTCCGAGGTGCCGCTGGCGGAGATCCTGGCGAAACCCCTCATTCCCTACGAGGAGGACGACGTCACCCGCCTCATCCTCGACACGCATGATGCGGTGGCCTTCAAGGAGATCGCCCATCTCACGGTGGGCGATTTCCGCGAGTTCCTGATCAAGGCGTCCTCCGAGACGCTGACCCGGATCTCGCCCGGCATCACGCCGGAGATCGCCGCCGCCGTCTCGAAGATCATGCGCCATCAGGACCTGATCCTGGTGGCCCGCAAATGCCGGGTGGTGACGAAGTTCCGCAACACGATCGGCCTGCCCGGCCGACTCTCCGTGCGCCTCCAGCCCAACCATCCCACCGACGATGCCGCCGGCATCACCGCCGCCATCGTCGACGGACTGTCCTATGGCTGCGGCGATGCGGTGATCGGGCTCAATCCGGCCTCCGATTCGGTCTCCACCCTGAGCGGCCTGCTCCACCTGTTCGACGACCTGATCCAGCGCCTCGCGATCCCGACGCAGGGCTGCATCCTCACCCATGTCACCACCACTCTGGAAGCCATGAACCGGGGCCTGCCGGTGGACCTCGTGTTCCAGTCCATCGCGGGCACGCAGAAGGCCAATGCCAGTTTCGGCGTCACCCTGCCCATCCTGAAGGAGGCGCACGAGGCGGCCCTTGCCCTGAAGCGCGGCACGGTGGGCGACAACTGCATGTATTTCGAGACCGGACAGGGCTCGGCGCTCTCGGCCAATGCCCATCACGGCATCGATCAGCAGACCCTGGAGGCACGCGCCTACGCCGTCGCGCGTCCGTTCCGGCCGCTCCTCGTCAATACGGTGGTCGGCTTCATCGGGCCGGAATATCTCTATGACGGACGGGAAATCATCCGGGCCGGACTGGAAGACCATTTCTGCGGCAAGCTCATGGGCCTGCCGCTCGGCTGCGACGTCTGCTACACCAACCATGCCGAAGCCGACCAGAACGACATGGACACGCTCCTGACCCTGCTGGGAGCGGCCGGATGCACCTTCGTCATGGGTATTCCCGGCGCCGACGACGTGATGCTGAACTACCAATCCACCTCGTTCCACGACTCACTCTACGTGCGCGAGGTGCTCGGCCTGAAACGCGCGCCGGAATTCGAGGCGTGGCTCGAACAGATCGGCCTCACCGACGCGGACGGAGCTTTGCTGCCCGAGGGGCCGAGCGCACGCCTCATCGCGGCGGCTCCCGGCTTGTCCGCCCAGAAGGGGATTGCCGCATGA
- the lutB gene encoding Lactate utilization protein B: protein MSAHEESGPRDRLIHPDVAKAGDESERGQDGRHLDHAEATTRPISAEPQAKAAREPQPRGAKIRGNRPIDQAEAAERFLAAPLHQKAHDERLWDLRKKRDTAAFGIPEWEELRDLASRIKAHTLSDLDRYLEEFEANAKANGVHVHWAADGAEHNRIVHGILKDHGAKSLIKSKSMLTEECGFRHYMAGTGIDVIETDLGERIQQLDNEEPSHVVVPAVHKTRFDVAAVFAKTMGTDPENDDAHYLAESQRMHTRPLILEADAGMTGCNFAIAETGTVVTCTNEGNADLSGNVPKLQIHSIGIEKLIPRIGHLGVFLRLLARSALGSPITQYTSHFRAPRKGSEMHYVLVDNGRSERLGMEEFWTSLKCIRCGACMNTCPVYRRSGGLSYGATYSGPIGLIIDPTFNKRKYSTLPFSSTMNGSCTNVCPVKINIHEQIFAWRKVLAEEHQIPLLKQGMMKAAGQVLSRPATYRAAIGAADSALRALPRFAVYNPLNTWGKGREMPDSPRQSFHNWYKQNRMDKKPETDT from the coding sequence ATGAGCGCGCATGAGGAGAGTGGCCCCCGCGACCGCCTGATCCATCCGGACGTCGCCAAGGCCGGCGACGAGAGCGAGCGCGGCCAGGATGGGCGCCACCTCGACCATGCCGAAGCGACCACGAGGCCGATCAGCGCCGAGCCCCAGGCGAAGGCGGCGCGGGAACCTCAGCCGCGCGGCGCCAAGATCCGGGGCAACCGGCCGATCGATCAGGCCGAGGCCGCCGAGCGCTTCCTCGCCGCCCCGCTTCACCAGAAGGCCCATGACGAACGCCTGTGGGACCTGCGCAAGAAGCGCGACACGGCGGCCTTCGGCATTCCGGAATGGGAGGAGTTGCGCGACCTCGCCTCGCGGATCAAGGCGCACACCCTGTCGGATCTCGACCGGTATCTCGAGGAATTCGAGGCGAATGCGAAGGCCAACGGCGTCCATGTCCACTGGGCGGCGGACGGGGCCGAGCACAACCGCATCGTCCACGGCATCCTGAAGGATCACGGCGCCAAGTCGCTGATCAAGTCGAAGTCGATGCTCACCGAAGAATGCGGCTTTCGGCACTACATGGCCGGCACGGGCATCGACGTGATCGAGACCGATCTCGGCGAGCGCATCCAGCAGCTCGACAACGAGGAGCCGAGCCACGTGGTGGTGCCGGCGGTGCACAAGACCCGGTTCGACGTGGCCGCCGTCTTCGCCAAGACCATGGGCACCGACCCGGAGAATGACGACGCCCATTACCTGGCCGAGAGCCAGCGCATGCATACGCGGCCGCTCATCCTCGAGGCGGATGCCGGCATGACCGGCTGCAACTTCGCCATTGCCGAGACCGGCACGGTGGTGACCTGCACCAACGAGGGCAATGCCGATCTCTCGGGCAACGTGCCGAAGCTTCAGATTCACTCCATCGGCATCGAGAAGCTGATCCCGCGCATCGGGCATCTGGGCGTGTTCCTGCGCCTGCTCGCGCGCTCGGCTCTCGGCTCGCCCATCACCCAGTACACTTCGCATTTTCGCGCCCCCCGCAAGGGCAGCGAGATGCATTACGTGCTGGTCGACAACGGCCGCTCCGAGCGGCTCGGCATGGAGGAGTTCTGGACCTCCCTCAAATGCATCCGCTGCGGCGCCTGCATGAACACCTGCCCGGTCTACCGGCGCAGCGGCGGCCTTTCCTACGGCGCGACCTATTCCGGCCCGATCGGCCTCATCATCGACCCGACCTTCAACAAGCGGAAATACTCGACCCTGCCGTTCTCCTCGACCATGAACGGCAGCTGCACCAATGTCTGCCCGGTGAAGATCAACATTCACGAGCAGATCTTCGCCTGGCGCAAGGTCCTGGCGGAGGAGCATCAGATCCCGCTCCTGAAGCAGGGCATGATGAAGGCGGCGGGGCAGGTGCTGAGCCGGCCCGCCACCTACCGCGCCGCCATCGGCGCCGCCGATTCCGCTCTTAGGGCGCTGCCGCGCTTTGCGGTCTACAACCCGCTCAACACCTGGGGGAAGGGCCGCGAGATGCCCGACAGCCCCCGCCAGAGCTTCCACAACTGGTACAAGCAGAACCGGATGGACAAGAAGCCGGAGACGGACACGTGA
- the lutA_2 gene encoding Lactate utilization protein A, whose protein sequence is MRIGLFVPCYVDAFEPEVGIATLELLERFGLDVAYPFDQTCCGQPMTNTGCHAEAGATEALFVRNFAPFDYIVAPSGSCVHQVREHLTAIPQTDEVKDVRGKTFELVEFLHDVLKVDAFPWAEFPHKVGYHSNCNALRGIHHARPSELNKPAYSKPLDLLAKVKGIEIVTPARPDECCGFGGTFSVFEPAVSAKMGYDKVSDHSRAGAEYVVSSDSSCMMHQKGCAARIGVPLKFIHIARILNGATA, encoded by the coding sequence ATGCGCATCGGACTGTTCGTGCCGTGCTACGTCGATGCTTTCGAGCCTGAAGTCGGCATCGCGACGCTGGAACTGCTTGAACGCTTCGGCCTCGACGTGGCCTATCCTTTCGATCAGACCTGCTGCGGCCAGCCGATGACCAATACCGGTTGCCATGCCGAGGCTGGGGCGACGGAAGCGCTCTTCGTCAGGAACTTCGCCCCGTTCGATTACATCGTCGCCCCGTCCGGCTCGTGCGTGCATCAGGTGCGCGAGCATCTCACAGCGATCCCGCAGACGGACGAGGTGAAGGACGTGCGGGGCAAGACCTTCGAACTGGTGGAGTTTCTCCACGACGTGCTGAAGGTCGACGCCTTTCCCTGGGCCGAATTCCCGCACAAGGTCGGCTACCATTCGAACTGCAACGCCCTGCGCGGCATCCACCACGCGCGGCCCTCGGAGCTCAACAAGCCGGCCTATTCGAAGCCCCTCGACCTCCTGGCCAAGGTGAAGGGGATCGAGATCGTCACGCCGGCCCGACCGGACGAATGCTGCGGCTTCGGCGGCACGTTCAGCGTGTTCGAGCCGGCCGTGTCGGCCAAGATGGGCTACGACAAGGTCAGCGACCACAGCCGCGCCGGGGCCGAATACGTCGTCTCGTCCGACTCGTCCTGCATGATGCACCAGAAAGGCTGCGCCGCCCGGATCGGCGTGCCGCTCAAGTTCATCCACATCGCCCGCATCCTCAACGGAGCCACGGCATGA